GCCGATCCAGACGGCCAGCCAGTCCTCGGTGCCCCATAGAGCGCTCCATTGGCTGGCCTTCTCCATTTGCTCGGCCTCTGCCTGCAGCTTCAGGGCTTCCAGTTCCTCATGTCGGCCCTTCAGAGATTTGACTGCTTCCCTGACCTGTTCGGAAGTGGCATCAGCGGGTAATCCCAACGTCTCCTTAATATCTTTCAGTAACTTGTCCACGTCATTCATAGGAGCCTCCTTCCTCTCCATTTGTTGGGTCTGGATAGGTTAGTTGTTGGGGATGTTCATTTTTGCAAGTAACTGACTGCTCTTCACCTCCAATCTTAAATGACTTGATTAATTCTGGGACGTTAACACAGCATGACAACTCGTAAATTATTTTACAATAAAATTCCCCATTGATCCTAATTATATATTTGCTTTTCAAGGCCCTTGGGAAAAGGAACCTGGCGGCAGAAACCAGGCTTGTCAGACCCCAGGAAATAAAACAGGGGCCGGCGATTGCCGGCCCCTAAAGGGAATAAAGATTTGCAGAAAAGCTTATTAGACCTGACGTACCAATTGCCGGGGGCCGCTGGCCCCGGCGGGGCGCCAGTCTTTGGGACCGCAGTAGGTCATAAGACGATCCAGTTCACCCAACTCGCTCAAGCGGTCATAAATCAGGGCCCAGACACAGGGCACGTCGCACTTTTGGGTCATCGAGACTTCGCATTTGCCACCTTGGGAGCCGCCGCAGGGACCGTTAAGGAGGCCCTTGGCGCAGCGGGTCACAGGGCAATACCCTCCGGTGGTACCCAGGACACAGTCGCCGCAGCCCTGACAGCGTTCCTGCCACAAACCGCCGCCTGCAGACTCACCGATGAACATGGTATTGAGGCCCGGCAACACTGCCTTACCCGGCAGGCGTTCCGCCAGGCTTTGAATCCCGGCGCCGCAGGCGATGGAGAGCACCGCGTCGGCATTTTCGGCGACATCGATGACGTCCAGGAGGAACTCTTGGATGCACTGGCGGTCGACGGTCACCTCGAGGATCTCCATCTCTTTGCCTTCCAGGCGGAAGGCCATGTCCAGGGCCGCGGCCAGTTCCGCCACCTGCTTGCGCCCGCCGCTCAGGCACTCCGCGGTGCAGGTGTCACAGCCGGCGACCAGAATTTTTCCATATGGACGCACCATCTCCTGGATTTCGGAGAGGGGTTTTCTTTCTCCAACAACCATAATTTCCGTCCTTTACAAAAATGCAAATAAAAAAATTCCGGGAGGATCGGTGATTGCCCCCCGGCTTGAGACCTAACATGGCCCGAAGCCATCTTATCAATTATAAATTATCTTGATTCAGGGGGCAACTATTCTTGTGAAATATGGGGTGGGAAAATCCAGTGATCAGTGGCCAGGGGTCAGTGATCAGAGAAACCAGGGGAAAAAAGTGGGATGGTAAGGACCACCAGCACAGGCTGGAAAGCCTGTGCTACCGGAGGGGGCGAGGGCGGGGTGACCCCGCCCCTGCCGCACATTTTTGTTAGTTCCACTGAAAACCGAAAACCGCATTACATGCACCCCTCCCCCGATTTTTTGTTACAACAGCCTCCGGCCACCCCTGACTTGCGGGCTTTGAGCGCCGACAGGTCGCCACTCCCATAAATGGTTTGTAGGGCCATCTCGATGAAGCCGTTCATGACCACCGGCTCCACCCCGGCTTCGCTTAAAATGGCCTGAGGCGTGTCACCGATGCCACTTACCAGGACAGCGCGGCAGTCTTTCAGGGTTTCGGCCATCGCCCACCAGCGGTCAGCGCCGCCGCCGGGACGGGGAGCCGGCCGTACCTCGATCATCCGGAAGCCGCCGTCCTGGGGGCCCCAAATCTGGAACCCGGCCGCCTCACCTAAATGCAGGTTCACCAACATGCCCTCCTGGCTGGCCACGGCCACGTAGGGCCGGTCGGCCGGGGCCGGAACGGCATTGGCGCAGGCCGACAGGCAGCCCCGGAATTCGTCGGTGCGGTCGGAGTCCAGCAAACCCACGGCGTCAGCCCGGCAGCGGGTGCAGTGGTGCATCTGGGGTATAATCTTCTCAGCCTCCCGGCGGATTCCGGTCATCTGCGAAGGCTGCGGTTCCGGCACATCCCCGAAGGGGGTATCCGCGTTGGGATACATGGGCATGCAGTTGAGGATATCCACGCCCAACTCCGCCATCTTTTTGGCCACATCCTGGACGTGGTGGTCATTGATCCCGGGTATGATGATGGTGTTCACCTTTACCGTAATCCCCCGGGCCTTGAGGCCGCGGATGGACTCCAGTTGCCGCGCAAGCAAAACTTCCGCTGCTTTGATACCCCGATAGATCACCTTGCCATCCCGCACCCAACTATAAATTTTGGCCCCAATTTCGGGATCCACCGCGTTCACCGTCAAGGTCACGTGGGAGACGTTAAGCTCCGCCAGTTCATCGAGATAAGGCGGCAGCCCCAGGCCGTTAGTGGCCAGGCAGAGCAAAAGTTCTGGAAACCGCTGGCGGATCAACCGAATGGTCCCCAGGGTCTCCTGGGGGTTGGCAAAAGGGTCTCCCGGGCCGGCGATACCCACCACGGTGATGCGGGGCTCTTTCTCGAGGACCCGCTCAAGATAGGCGATGGCCTGCTTCGGCTTGAGCACCGCGCTGGTGACCCCGGGACGGCTCTCGTTAACGCAATCATACTTGCGGTTGCAATAGTTGCACATGATGTTGCATTTAGGCGCCACCGGCAGGTGCACCCGGCCGCATTCGCCCTTGACATTGACATTGAAGCATGGATGTCGATCTATATTTAGCTTGGTATTCATGACATGCGTCCCCGTAGGGGCGGGTTTTTAAACTCGCCCCTACATATAGCCGTAGCCCACCGGGCTGGTTTCTTGCTTGCGTTCAATCATGGCATTGACGATCTGGTCCAGGAGATTCTGGGCGCCCCGGTAGCCCAGATGCAGAATCCGGGGGCCGCCGAAACGGTCGTGAATGGGAAAGCCGACCCGCACCAAAGGCGCGTTCCAATGCTTGGCCAGATGATAGCCCTTGCTGTGGCCGATGAGCAGATCAGGCTCCATTTTCTCGGCCTCTTCGGCAATCTCGTAAAAATCCATGCCTTCCCGAACCACCGGGGGCTCCGGCAGCAGGCCCTCGGTGACCTCGGCCACGGCCTGCGCCAGGTTGCCGCTCTGCCCGCCGGAGGCGCAGAGCACCGGCTTTACGCCGATTTCGGCCAGGAAGGCCACGAGCCCCACTACCAGGTCTTCTTCGCCGTATACCACCGCCCTTTTATTGAAAATATACTTGTGCCCGTCCACATAGGCGTCGATGAGGCGGCCGCGTTCGGCGGCGTGTTTCTCAGGAGTGATACGCCCGGCCAGTTCTTCCAGCACCTTGAAAAAGGTATCCGTCTCCCTGAGGCCGACGGGCAGACCCAGGGAGTAACACGGCACCCGAAAGCGCTGTTCCAGTAAATGTCCCGCAGTCTCTTCCAGCCCCAGGGTGCGCCCGAACTGCAGGGTGGCCCGGGAGGCCCCCATGGCCCGTATGGCGTTAAGTGGCGTACCGCCGGCGGGAATCTTGTCATAATCCAGTTGGGCCGGGCCATCCAGGGTGTCGGAAAGATCCGGCAGGACGATCCCGGGAAGCCCGAAATCCGCCAGGACTTCCTTCAAATACCGGATATCCGCAGGAGAGACGAACCCTGGCAGGAGATTAACCGCCTCTGTGGGCTCCCCCGATTGGGCCATCTGTTCCACCACCGCCTTGACCGCGGCATGGAAGCCTTCCATGTGGGTGCCGCTGTAGCTGGGGGTGGAGACCGTAACGATCTCCGGCGATTCGGCCTCATGCAACTCCCGGCGAAACTCCTGAACCAATCCAGGCATATCGTCGCCGATGGTCTCGGTGAGACACGTGCTGGCCACCCCGATGAGCCGGGCACCGTACTTGTTCATGACATTGGTGAGGCCTTGCTTCAGATTGGGGCCGCCGCCGTAAATGGCGTGTTTTTCTCCCAAAGAGGAGGACGCAATGTCCATGGGTTCCCGAAAATGGCTGATGACATAGCGCCGCATATAAGTAGCGCAGCCCTGGGAGCCGTGGAGAAAGGGCACCGCCCCTTCGATCCCCCGGAAGGCCAGACAGGCCCCCAACGGCTTGCAGAGTTTGCAGGCGTTGGTGGTGGAGACGTATGCTGGATCTTGGTTTTTGCCAGTATTCATGGCTTTTTCCTTTTAGTAATCAGTGATCGGTGATCAGTGAAAACACTCTATAATCACCACTGATAACTGATTACTGATTACTGATTACTGACCCCTGCTTTCCGGGGCACAAACCGCCACACCGGGCTCATCACGGTGTTATAAACTTCCCGGGCAAAGTTGAGCATGCCCACGAAGCCTTCCAGGGCTTCCTTGCGTTCGTGGTTGTGGTCGCAGAAACCCACCCCCAGCTTATAGGCGATGGGGCGCTCTTTGACGCCGCCCACGAAGATGTCCACGTCCTGCTCCTTGAGAAAACTGGACAATTCCAAGGGGTTGGAATCATCTACGATGATGGTGCCGTCGTCGGTAATATCGTGGAGCTCCTGGTAGTCTTCCTGGGTGCCGGTCTGGGAGCCCACCATAACCACTTTCATGCCCAGGAGACGGAAAGCCTTGACCAGGGAGAAAGCTTTGAAGGCTCCGCCCACGTAAATGGCCGCCTTTTTGCCGAACAGGGCCTGCTGATATTCCCGGAGTTGCGGGAGAAGTACCGATAATTCCTCCCGGACCAGTTCCTTGGTCCGTTCCATCATCTCCGGATCATCAAAGAACCGGGCCACGTCATAGAGGGACTCGGCCATGTCCTCCACCCCGAAGTAGGAGACCCGGAGGTGGGGAATGCCATACTTTTCTTCCATCAGCTTGGCCAGGTCCATGGTGGACCCGGAGCATTGGACCACGTTCAGGGCGGCGCCGTGAGCCCGTTGCAGGTCGCCCACCCGGCCGTCACCGGTAATGTTGGCCACCACTTCGATGCCCATGCGTTTGAAGTAGTCCCGGATAATCCAAATCTCCCCAGCCAGGTTGAAATCTCCCAGAATATTAAGGCTTTTCTTGCTAATGCCGGTGGTGTCGCCCATGCCCGTGAGGTTGAACATGGCCTGGCAGGCGGCGTTGTAACCGGCCCGCTTGTTGCCCTTGAAACCCTCGGACTGCACCGGCAGGACCGGGATGCCCTTCTCGGCACTCACCTTCTTGCACACGCTCTCCAGGTCGTCGCCGATGATCCCCACGATGCAGGTGGAGTAGACAAAGGCCGCCTTGGGATGGTGCCGGTCGATGAGCTCAATTAAG
This DNA window, taken from Desulfobaccales bacterium, encodes the following:
- a CDS encoding nitrogenase component 1, whose translation is MNTGKNQDPAYVSTTNACKLCKPLGACLAFRGIEGAVPFLHGSQGCATYMRRYVISHFREPMDIASSSLGEKHAIYGGGPNLKQGLTNVMNKYGARLIGVASTCLTETIGDDMPGLVQEFRRELHEAESPEIVTVSTPSYSGTHMEGFHAAVKAVVEQMAQSGEPTEAVNLLPGFVSPADIRYLKEVLADFGLPGIVLPDLSDTLDGPAQLDYDKIPAGGTPLNAIRAMGASRATLQFGRTLGLEETAGHLLEQRFRVPCYSLGLPVGLRETDTFFKVLEELAGRITPEKHAAERGRLIDAYVDGHKYIFNKRAVVYGEEDLVVGLVAFLAEIGVKPVLCASGGQSGNLAQAVAEVTEGLLPEPPVVREGMDFYEIAEEAEKMEPDLLIGHSKGYHLAKHWNAPLVRVGFPIHDRFGGPRILHLGYRGAQNLLDQIVNAMIERKQETSPVGYGYM
- the nifB gene encoding nitrogenase cofactor biosynthesis protein NifB, whose protein sequence is MNTKLNIDRHPCFNVNVKGECGRVHLPVAPKCNIMCNYCNRKYDCVNESRPGVTSAVLKPKQAIAYLERVLEKEPRITVVGIAGPGDPFANPQETLGTIRLIRQRFPELLLCLATNGLGLPPYLDELAELNVSHVTLTVNAVDPEIGAKIYSWVRDGKVIYRGIKAAEVLLARQLESIRGLKARGITVKVNTIIIPGINDHHVQDVAKKMAELGVDILNCMPMYPNADTPFGDVPEPQPSQMTGIRREAEKIIPQMHHCTRCRADAVGLLDSDRTDEFRGCLSACANAVPAPADRPYVAVASQEGMLVNLHLGEAAGFQIWGPQDGGFRMIEVRPAPRPGGGADRWWAMAETLKDCRAVLVSGIGDTPQAILSEAGVEPVVMNGFIEMALQTIYGSGDLSALKARKSGVAGGCCNKKSGEGCM
- a CDS encoding methylenetetrahydrofolate reductase C-terminal domain-containing protein, giving the protein MVVGERKPLSEIQEMVRPYGKILVAGCDTCTAECLSGGRKQVAELAAALDMAFRLEGKEMEILEVTVDRQCIQEFLLDVIDVAENADAVLSIACGAGIQSLAERLPGKAVLPGLNTMFIGESAGGGLWQERCQGCGDCVLGTTGGYCPVTRCAKGLLNGPCGGSQGGKCEVSMTQKCDVPCVWALIYDRLSELGELDRLMTYCGPKDWRPAGASGPRQLVRQV
- the nifE gene encoding nitrogenase iron-molybdenum cofactor biosynthesis protein NifE, whose amino-acid sequence is MKSGIFEELQDQIHRKGEAPFAMECDKESLAGAVSQRACVFCGSRVVLYPIADALHLVHGPIGCAAYTWDIRGALSSGPELHRLSFSTDLQELDVIFGGENKLYRALIELIDRHHPKAAFVYSTCIVGIIGDDLESVCKKVSAEKGIPVLPVQSEGFKGNKRAGYNAACQAMFNLTGMGDTTGISKKSLNILGDFNLAGEIWIIRDYFKRMGIEVVANITGDGRVGDLQRAHGAALNVVQCSGSTMDLAKLMEEKYGIPHLRVSYFGVEDMAESLYDVARFFDDPEMMERTKELVREELSVLLPQLREYQQALFGKKAAIYVGGAFKAFSLVKAFRLLGMKVVMVGSQTGTQEDYQELHDITDDGTIIVDDSNPLELSSFLKEQDVDIFVGGVKERPIAYKLGVGFCDHNHERKEALEGFVGMLNFAREVYNTVMSPVWRFVPRKAGVSNQ